The genomic stretch GTCGTTGCGGGTCGACCTCGACCGCATCGACGCGCTGGTCAATCTGACCGGCGAATTGATGGTGGTGAAGAATGCGATCGGTCACGTCGCCGGGCAGGCCCAGGCTTTGGAGACCAAGTCGGTCGGACTGGAGTTGCGCAAGCAGCACGACCTGCTGGAGCGCCTCGTCGGGCAATTGCAGCGCGCCGTGCTCGAGGTGCGGGTCTTGCCGCTGCGGCACGTGTTTCAGCGCTTTCCGCGGCTGGTGCGCGAGATCTCCGCCACGCTCGGCAAGCCGGTCAGGTTCGTCATCGAAGGCGAGGCGACCGAGGCCGACGCGACGGTGGTCGAAAGCCTGTTCGAGCCGCTGCTGCACGTGCTGCGCAACGCGATCGGGCACGGCGTCGAAGACCCGGCGGGCCGTGCCGCGGCAGGCAAGGCCGCGGTCGCCACGGTCACGCTGCGGGCGAGCCGGCGGCTTGAGAACGTCGTCGTCGAGGTCGAGGATGATGGTCGCGGCATCGATATCGCCCGGGTTCGTGACACCGCGCTCGCGCGGCGGATCGTCACCACGGACGCCCTCGCGGCGATGAGCGAACAGGACATCGTGGCGCTGATTTTTGCGCCGGGCTTCTCCACCGCGGCGGAAGTGACCGGGTTGTCGGGGCGCGGCGTCGGCATGGATGCCGTCAAGACGGCGGTCGAGCGGATCGGCGGCGGCGTCGCGATCGACAGCCGGCCCGGGCAGGGGACGGTCATTCGACTGAACCTGCCATTCTCGGTGATGATGACGCGGGTGATGACGGTGGAGGTCGCCGGTCAATCATTCGGCCTGCCGCTCGATGCCGTGGTCGAGACCGCGCTGGTTCCACGCGAGGCCATCGTCGCGGTCGGAGCCGGACGCGCCGTCGTGTTGCGCGACCGCACGCTGCCCGTGCTTGATCTGACGGTCGAGCTGGGGCTGCCGGAGCCGGCCGCGGCGGCAGACGAGGTCCGCATCGTGGTGATCGCCGCCAGCGACCAGCTCGGGGCCATCGCGGTCGACCGGGTGGGTGGCCGCATGGATGTGATGCTGAAGCCGATGGAAGGGCTGTTGCAGGGGATGGGCGGCGTCGCCGGTACGACCTTGATGGGGGACGGTCGGGTGCTCGTTGTCCTCGATGTACAGGAACTGTTCATATGACGGTCGCTATGCGACAGGGAGTTATTGTTCTCGAGGGCACCTGTCCGGCCGGCGACGCCGAGGAACTGCTGCAGCTGCTGCTTTCGGCCACCGCCAATGTCGACTGGCGGACATGTGATGCGGCGCATACCTCGGTCATTCAGGTATTAATGGCGGCCGGATGCCGCATGATCGGGCCTCCCCGCGGCGAGGTTCTCGCCTCGATCGTCGCGCCCGCATTGTCCCGCGGGCGGGAATAAATTCTGGCTTCCCGTGCCTAGCGGGACATGCGAAACACCAGCAATACGTCCGCAAACGGACGAAGACGGAAGAATTCATGCCCTACAAGCTCTTGATCGTCGATGACAGCAAACTGGCCCGGATGTCGGTCGCTAAGGCGATGAAGGCGCTTTATCCGGACTGGACGCGGGTCGAGGCGGCCAATGCCGACGAGGCGTTGGCGCTGTCTGGCGATGCCGCCTTCGACGTTGCCCTGCTCGATTTCAACATGCCAGGCCGCGACGGGCTCGAGCTGGCGATCGAGCTGCAAAACGCCCATCCGAAATTGCCGATTGCGATCATTTCGGCCAATCACCAGGATGAGATCGTCGCCCGCGCCGCCGCGATCGGGGCGGTGTTCCTGCCAAAGCCCCTGACCGAAGCCGCGTTGTCCAAATTTTTGCTGACAGCGCTCCAACAACTTGAATCGGCCAAGCGATGACCATGACGGCGCCATCGCTGCTCAACGATCTGCAACTCGATGCACTGACCGAACTGGTCAATATCGGCGTCAGCCGGGCCGCGACCAATTTGCGCGAGATGGTCGGCGCGCAGGTGCACTTGTCGGTGCCGACGGTCGAACTGGTGACGCGCGGCCGTGCGATCGCCATCCTGGCGGAGCGCGAGAGCGACAACCTGGTCGCTGTGCATCAGGTGTTCGAGGGCGATATCGGCGGCCGCGCGCTGCTGATCTTTCCGGAAACCAAAAGTCTCGAGCTGGTTCGCGCCATCACCGGCGGCGATCTTCCGCTCGAGGACATCATCGAACTCGAGCAGGAGGCGTTGGCCGAAACCGGCAACGTGCTGCTCAACAGCTGCCTGGCGACCATCGCCAACATGTTGCATCGCAGCCTGAAGATGTCGCTGCCGGAAGTGCTACGCGGCAATGCCGCGACATTCTTCAGCCTTGTGCCGCCGGAAGCCGACGACATCGTGCCGCCGCCGGAAGCCGGCGACATCGTGATGTTCCTCTACATCACCTTCGCGGTACGCGAACGCGACATCAGCGGCTACATCGCCATGATCATGGACATGCCGTCGCTGACGGCGCTCACTCAATTGCTCGACGAGTTCATCGAACGAACAGCAGGCTGACCCACGCCGATGTCCGAGCTTGACCAGGGGCTGTTGAAGGCGGCGCTGAACGCGCTCGATGCAGGCATCGCGATCCTCGATCATTCCGGTCGCGTGATCGGCTGGAACGACTGGCTGGTATCGGCCAGCGGCATCGCTTCCGCCGATGCCGCCGGCAAGTCGCTGTCGGAGATCTTTGGCACGGCGCTGTCGAACCGGTTGATGACGGCGATCACCGATGCGCTGACGCTGAATTCATCCGGCTTCCTCACCCATTCGCTCAATCCCAAGCTGTTTCCGTTCCGCACCCGGGCGGGACTGCCGATGCTGCAGAACGTCACCATCCGCCCGCTGGGGACGTCGGCGGAATCGCGCTGCCTGATCCAGGTCGTCGACGTGACCGGCGCCGCGCATCGCGAGAAGGTGCTGCGCGAGCGCCAGAATGCCCGCTACGACGCCGTGGTCGAAAGCGCGCCCGACGCGATCCTGACGCTCGACGCCGCGGGGGTGGTGCGCTTCGCCAATCCGTCCGCGGCGCGCGAAATCGGTTACCCGCCGCAGGACCTGGTCGGACAGCCGCTCGGCATTCTGTTTGACGATGCAACGGAATGGGACGCGCTGCTGGGCCGCGTGCTGAACGGCGAGAGCTCGGGGCGCCCGATCGAGCTGCTGGCGCGACGCAAGGATGGCACCGATACGCGGCTGGAGATTTCGGCTTCCCGATGGGTCAGCGCCGGGCGTTTTCTCATCACCGCGATCCTGCGCGACGTCAGCGAGCGCCATGCCGCCCAACAGGCGCTTCAGGCGCTCAATCTCACCCTGGAAAAGCGCGTCGCCGAGCGCACCCAGGAGCGCGATCAGGTCTGGCAGGTCAGCCAGGACATGCTCGGCGTCGCCGACGTCAACGGCATCTGGATCAGCGTCAACCCGGCATGGCAGCATACGCTGGGGTGGATGCCCGAAGATATCCGGGGCAAGACGCTGGCCTGGCTGCAGGAGCCGGCCGAGGGCATCAGCAGCCTGGAGCAGTTTGTCCAGCTCGCCGCGACCGAGCAGACTTTTCATTTCGAGAACAGCCTTCGCACCCGTGACGGTGAGTACCGCGTGCTGTCGTGGACGGCGGTTCATGCCGAGGGGCTGATCTATTGCGTGGCGCGCGACATCACCGAGCAACGGCGCCAGCAGGAGGCGCTGCTCAAGGCCGAGGACGCGCTGCGGCAGTCGCAGAAGATGGAGGCGGTCGGACAGCTCACCGGCGGCCTCGCCCATGACTTCAACAATCTACTGACGGGCATTTCCGGAAGCCTGGAACTGTTGCAGTTGCGGATCTCGCAGGGCCGCCACAAGGACGTCGAGCGCTATATTTCGACCGCCCAGGGCGCGGCCAACCGCGCCGCGGCGCTGACGCATCGGCTGCTGGCGTTTTCGCGCCGGCAGACGCTCGATCCGAAGGCGACCGACATCAACCGTCTGATCGCCGGCATGCGCGACCTGATCGACAACACGGTCAGCCCGGCGATCGAGACGCGGATCGTCGAGTCTGCCTCGCTTTGGACAACGCTGGTCGATCCCAACCAACTCGAAAATGCCCTGCTCAACCTGTGCATCAACGCGCGCGACGCCATGCCGGACGGCGGCAGCCTGACGATCGAGACGCAGAATCATGCGTTCGATTCCGTCTCGGCTCAGATCCTCGAGATTCCGGCGGGCGACTATGTCGGTCTTTCAGTCCTGGATTCGGGCACGGGAATGAATGAAGAGGTGATGCAGCGCGCCTTCGATCCTTTCTATACGACCAAGCCGCTGGGGCAGGGGACCGGGCTCGGGCTGTCGATGATTTACGGCTTTGCCAAGCAATCGGGCGGCCAGGTGCGAATTACCTCGAAGGTCGGCGTCGGCACCAAGGTCGAGATTTTCCTGCCGCGTCACGATCAGCTTGAAGCCGCGCTCGATTCGGCCGCCGATATCTCGCATTCGCCGCGGGCGCGGGCCGGCGAAACCGTCCTGATCGTCGATGACGAGCCGTCGGTTCGCATGCTGATCACCGAGGTGCTGGCCGAGCTCGGCTACACCTCGATCGAGGCGTCCGAAGGCTCGAGCGCACTTCGCGTGTTGCAGTCGGACGTCCGGATCGATCTGCTTGTCACCGATGTCGGCCTGCCCGGCGGCATGAACGGACGCCAGCTGGCCGATTACGGACGCATCGCCCGACCGGAGCTGAAAGTCCTGTTCATCACCGGCTATGCCGAGAAGTCCGTGCTGGGCGGCGAACAGATCGAGGACGGCATGAGCATTTTGACCAAGCCGTTCGCTATGGAAGGCCTCGCCACGCGGATCAAGGAGTTGATCGCGCTCAACGCGACGACTCACTGAGGCGGGACAGGCTCGTCAACGCGTTTGGATAATCGGATAATCGACTCGAATGTCGTTTCGATCATTACGAGGCAATACTAAACGACGGCATCGCGGCTGCGCTGATTAGGCTTGAAAAGCATTGGGGTTAGCCAAGAGTTTTCGATTTGTCGTCGGCACGGTAAAGGTCAGTTGCCGTTTATAGCCCTATGCAACAAACTCAGGCCATCTCTGCTAGGCGTCTAAAATTTGGGGGAAACAAAAAATGCGTGCTTTGCTGATCTTTCCGATTTTTGCCGCGTTGGCGGGCTGTGCAGGTTCTCCGGTCGGTGACGCTATGGCGGGGCCGGAGAAGCTTGCCGCGCAAGATGATGCTTATTGCCAATCCATCGGTGCAGCCAAAGGAACCCCGCAGTACACAGACTGCCGGTTGCGTGTGACACAGATGCGAGAGACCAAGCACAACACGGCGCGAGCGGCAGCAATGAGTGGCGGCGTGGTTTGCAACCGAATAGGGGCGACGACGATATGTGACTGAGGAGACTTGGGGACTGATTTGGGGGCCTCGCGCAAGTCACAATACAAAAGTAGAGCAATTTCAACAAATTAGATCAGTAGACTGGCGGAGAGGGAGGGATTCGAACCCCCGATAGGCTTGCACCTATGCCGCATTTCGAGTGCGGTGCATTCGACCACTCTGCCACCTCTCCGCGGTGCCGAAACAGGCCGTCTCCGGTCTGGGGTCGGGCGAAGTTCTAGGCGAGGCGAGGCGAACAGACAAGGCGCGGATGGTCGGATATTTTGCCGACGCGCAATCGGGCGGCGATTGGCCACGGCGACGCTATGGCCCGCCAACGCGCCCGGCCAGCCACGCGGGCCGCCGCAGCGGCCCGGACGGGCTCACAGCCGCGGGCGCGGGCTCAATCCTTGTCCTTCTTGTCCTTTTCGCCGGCTTTGGCTTTGTCCTTGCCGTTTTCCTTGCGGTTTTCCTTCTCTTTCTCTTTGCCCTTGTCCTCTTTGTCCTTGTCCTTTTTGGGCGTGTCGGCCGGCTTGCGGTTGGTGAAGCGGGCGTTGCCGAGGCCGGTGCCGATGGTCAGCACCCCCCAACGCTTGAATTCCTGCATATAGGGGACCTCGCTGAGGCCCTGGGCGACGCCGTCATTGTGCATTAGCACCGCGGTATCGTGCTGGCCGATCGTTGGAATCCCCTCGATCAGCGCGCCAGGCAGGTGAAAACGGCTGCTTTCCCAATTGCCCGGCAGGTTTTGCGCGCCTTTTTCGATCGAGCCGTCGGCATTGATCACGCCGGGGCAGGAGATGCCGATGAAGGGCGCCAGCTTGAAGCCCTCGTCTTCGGCGGCGGCGATCAGCTCCTTCAGCATCTTGATCAGGCGCTTGACCGCACCCTCCCGGGTCGGCTCGTCGTCGGCATGGCGCCACAGGCTGGATTTCCACACCGAGGCCTTGGACAGGTCCGGCGCTTTCTTCCAGCCGGTCTCGACCACGCCGCAGCGAATGTTGGAGCCGCCGATATCCACCGCCAGGATGCTGTCATGGCCCTCGAAGATCCAGGACGGCGCCAGATGCAGGCAGCCGATCAGCCCGGCCTCATCGGGATGAAACCGGATCGGCACCAGTCCGACCTTCAGCCCCTCGGCTTTCAGGATGAGGTCGGCGCGCGCGATCGCCAGTTCGCCGATCCGGCCCTGGCGAAAGCCGCCGCCGACCACGATCGATTCGGTGTCGGCCCAGGCCTTGGTCTTGAGAAAGCGCCGCGTCACATAGGCCAGTTCCTGGGCGAAATCCTCGATCGCGCCGTGCACCAGCGCCGCGGCCGCGACATCGTCGCCGTTCAGCACCTCGCTGAGCTGGGTCTTGCCGATCTCGTCAGTCGACATCTTGCCGAACGGATCGTCGCCATTCTTGCGCAGCGGCTTGCGCCAGCCCTCGAGAATGCGCTGAAACGCCCCCTTGCTGGCGCGATCGCCAAGAAAGCCGTCCTCGTCCTTCAATTCGATATTATAGCTGTCGACATCCACCGAAGGCAGCCGCGTGGCGCCGTGGCTGGCGATTCCGGTTTTGGTCGATGTGTCCTCGGTCATTTGGCTTGCCCCGTTGAATTTGCGCGGGACAACATTCGGGGAACCGGTTTGTTCAAAGCCGCCGCGCGGCCCGGCCAATTGGCAAAACCCCGCCAAATCCCGGCGTTTCCGGCGCCGCCTGGCTTGACTCCGGGCCGTGGCGGGCTATAAGTCCCGCACCCGGCGCAGGAAATCCTCGCGCCGATTGTTTTTGCGCGGCCGGCGGCAACGACCCCGACCAAGCAGGAATGTCGCGGCGGTTCACGCCGCAACCCATCAAGACTGAACAAGAAGCCGGCCCGGACGCATCCGAGGCCGGGATCGAACACGAAGGATGAAAACGATGTTCGCAGTCATCAAGACCGGCGGCCGGCAATACCGCGTCGTCCCGGATGATGTGCTCGAGATAGGCAAGATCGACGGCGACGTCGGTACGATCATTCAGCTCGGCGACGTGCTGGTGCTTGGCGGTGATACGCCGGTGCTGGGCCTGCCGATGGTGGAAGGCGCCACCGTTGCGGCCGAGGTGCTGCAGCACAAGCGCGGCCCCAAGGTGATTTCGTTCAAGAAGCGCCGCCGCAAGAATTCCAAGCGCAAGCGTGGTTATCGCGACGAGCTCACGGTGTTGCGCATCACCGAGATCCTCGCCGACGGCAAATCGCCGACCATCGGCCCGCGCCCGAAGCGCGAGAAGCCGGTCGCCGCCGCGCCCGTCGAGGATGCCGACGACGAGTGACGCGACGAGCGTGACAAAACGTGAAATGATTCCGTCAGGGAATTGATCTAGACAAGTTTACGGAAGTTTGGAGACGGGCCATGGCTCACAAAAAAGCAGGCGGTTCATCGCGCAACGGTCGTGACTCGGCCGGCAAGCGACTCGGGATCAAGGCCTATGGCGGCGAATTGGTGATTCCCGGCAATATTATCGCGCGCCAGCGCGGCACCACGTGGCATCCCGGCCTCAATGTCGGCATGGGCACCGATCACACTTTGTTCGCCAAGGTCGAAGGTCACGTCGAATTTCGCGCCAAACGCAACGGCCGCACCTTCATTTCTGTACTCCCGCGTGCAGTCGAAGCGGCCGAATAGACGGTGGATCACATTCGTGTCCGCCGGGTCCTGTTGAACCGGCGGAGCACCTGAAGGCTCCAAGGGGGAGGCGGGAAACCAGCCTTCCCCTTTTTCGTTGCGCGTCGCATCGAACGTCCCCAGGAGCCCGCCATGTTGCAAGAAATCCCCACCTCCTCGCCGAGAGAGCCGAGTAGCTGCGTCCTCGAGACCGAACGGCTGACACTGCGCAAGCCGGCACTCGCGGACGTAAAAGCCATCGCCCATCTGGCCAATGACCGCCGCGTCGCCGAGATGACGAAGCGGCTGCCGCATCCCTATACGCGCCACGACGCGACAAGCTTCATCGAGGCTTTGGCGCAGAGCAACAACGAAACCGTGTTCGTGATCGAGCAGGAGTGGCGGCTGATCGGCATGGTCGGCGTTGACTGGCGCGAGCCCGACGCGCCGGAGCTCGGCTATTGGCTCGGTACGCCGTTCTGGGGCCATGGCTTCGCCACCGAGGCCGCGCGCGCCGTGATTGATTTCACCTTCGAGGAATTCTCGGTCGGCCAGCTGATTTCCGGCGCCCGGGTCGCCAATCCGGCGTCGCGCAATGTGCTGGAGAAGTGCGGCTTCCAATGGACCGGCGTCGAGCTGCACCGCTTCGAGGCGCTGGGCTCCTCGACCCCGGTGGACCGATTCCGGCTGAGCCGCGGTGTGTGGTCCTCGCTGCGAAACTGGAGCGCCTCGACCAGGCGGTGAGGCGGCGGCCCGCAAGGGCCGGCGCGACCGCCGGCCGGGCCAGCGTCGATTGCGCGCAATTTGCGCGCAATCCGTTAGCCAAGGCGCAACCAAGCCGGCTGTTGCTGGTAACCGACCGAGTACGCAGCCTGATCGGCCCGAGCTACGAGCATCTCCGCACAGGAGATTCAGATGTCGAACCGATCCATCCTCGCCATGCTCAGAAACGAGACGTTCAGCGAAGGCGGCCACCACATCGTCGATAGCGCGCCAGCCGCACGGGCGCCGCAACCCGAGCGACGCCAGCCGCCGGCGCCGCCGGCGAACGACGAAGCCGGGCAGTTGAGCTTCGCCTTCGCCAGTTAGAGCGTTTTCGAGCGAAGTGGATACCGGTTCGCGTAAAGAAAACGCGTCAAAACAACAATCTAGAGCTCCGGTTCTGATCTATCAGAACCGGAATTGCTCTAGCTAACATTCGCCGGCGCGGCGGCCCGGGCGGCGGCGTCCTTCTGCTCGCGCATGAAGATATAGAGCCCCGCGCCGATGATGATGGCGACGCCGACCAGGGTGGCGGCCGACGGCACATCGCCGAACACCAGATAGCCGAACAGCACCGCCCAGAAGATCATCGAATATTGATACGGCACCACCACGCTGGCGGGCGCCAGCCGTAGCGAGCGGTTGACGCATAGCAGCGCCGCCACCGACACCACGCCGGCGATCGCAAACAGGCTGAGATCCGGCAGGCTCGGCGTGATCCATTGCGACGGCGCCAGGATGGCGCCGAGCGCGAAGGTGCCGAGGAATTGCTGCGAGGCCAGCACCATGTCGGGCGTGCTGCGCAGCGAACGGGTGAGCAGCAGCAGCGCTGCGAACAGCATGCTGGCGGCGAGCGCGATCAGCGCCGGCCAGCTGACGCTCTGCGCCGAGGGCTGCAGCGCGATCAGCACGCCGCCAAACCCGACCAGGATCGCGATCCAGCGCGCCCGGTCGACCTGTTCGCGCAGGAACAGCGCCGAGCCGAGCGACACGAACAAAGCGGAAGCGAGGTAATAGGTGATGACGTCGGCGAGCGGCAGATAGGCCGCGGCGAGAAAGAACGCCGCCACTTCCAGCGACGAGATCACGATCCGGGCCAGTTGCAGCCAGGGCCGGTCCAGCGTCCGGAACGCGGCGCGCTGGTGCCAGATCAGCGGCGCCAGCACCACCAGCCCGGCCGCGGCGCGCAGCAGCAGCAATTGGCCGACCGAATAGCGCGACACCACAACTTTGCCCAAGGCGTCGCCGAAGGAAAACAGCAGCATCGCCGCCAGCATCAGCACGATGCCGGCCAGCCGCGCGCTGCGCGGATCCGCCCCGGTCGATATTTTCGCCAGCAGCCCCATATATGGCTCTTGTGATGTGTTGAGATCGGATTGGTTAACCGCGACGCGGCTGCTTCAGGGCACGTTGTCGGTAGCAACAAGGCCCGCAAATGCGGGCTTTTCTCGCACTGCCGGCGATCAAATGGTTGCCGCGACCACGCTCAAGCGATACGGATAGGCCATGAAATTCCTCGATGAAGCCAAGGTTTATATCCGCTCCGGCGACGGCGGCAACGGCTGCGTGGCGTTTCGCCGCGAGAAGTATATCGAGTTCGGCGGGCCCAGCGGCGGCAATGGCGGCCGCGGCGGCGACGTCATCATCGAGGTCGCCGACGGCCTCAACACGCTGATCGATTACCGCTATCAGCAGCATTTCAAGGCCCAAAAGGGCACTAATGGCATGGGCAAGGACCGCCACGGCGCCAATGGCAAGGATATGGTGCTGAAAGTCCCGGTCGGAACCCAGATCTTCGACGACGACCGCGAGACCCTGATCCACGATTTCACCAGGCTCGGCGAGCGCTTCGTGCTGGCCGAGGGCGGCAATGGCGGCTTCGGCAACGCCCATTTCAAATCCTCGACCAACCGCGCGCCGCGCAATGCCAATCCCGGCCAGACCGGCGAGGAGCGCTGGATCTGGCTGCGGCTGAAGCTGATCGCCGACGCCGGACTGGTCGGCCTGCCGAATGCCGGCAAATCGACGCTGCTGTCCGTGGTCAGCGCCGCCAAGCCGAAGATCGCCGACTATCCGTTCACCACGCTGCATCCGCAGCTTGGCGTGGTCGATATCGACAGCCGCGAATTCGTGCTGGCCGATATTCCGGGCCTGATCGAGGGCGCCCATGAGGGCGCCGGGCTCGGCGACCGCTTTCTCGGCCATGTCGAGCGCTGCCGGGTGCTGCTGCATCTGATCGACGCCAGCTGCGAACACGCCGGCAAGGCCTACAAGACGGTACGTACCGAATTGATGGCCTATGCGGGCGATCTGACCGACAAGGTCGAGATCGTGGCGCTGAACAAGATCGACGCGGTCGAGCCGGACGAATTGAAGAAACAGAAGGACCGGCTCAAGCGCGCCGCCAAGAAGACCCCGCTGCTGATCTCCGGCGTCACCGGCGACGGCGTCAAGGACGCTTTGCGCGCGCTGGTCGCGGTGATCGACGAGGCGCCGGTGTCCGACAAGGCCAAAGCCGCCGCGGCCGAGCCATGGGCGCCGCAGAACGTGTAATTGAGTTTGCTGTCGGGCAGATGCGCTTCGTATATGAGGAATCGTCATTCCGGGGCGTGAGCACTTGCGAACGAGCCCGGAATCCATACCCCCTGGCAGATGTGGGATCGACGGTATCGCCACAACGCGATACTGCGGCGTATGGATTCCGGGCCTGCGCTGCAACAGCCGCACATCCCGGAATGACCAACGATGGGTTGTCCGAGTAGCGCTGTCATGTCCCACCCCGAACTGAAGAATTTCCGCCGCATCGTGGTCAAGGTCGGCTCCTCGTTGCTGATCGATTCGGCGGCCGGCGAGGTGCGGGAGGCGTGGCTGGACGCGCTCGCCGCCGACATCGCCGAATTGCATCTGCATGGCCGCGACGTGATGATCGTGTCGTCGGGTTCGGTCGCGCTCGGCCGCAGCCGGCTGAAATTGCCGCGCGGTCCGCTCAAGCTCGAGGAAAGCCAGGCCGCCGCCGCGGTCGGCCAGATCGCGCTGGCGCGGACCTGGTCGGAGGTGCTGGGCGCCCACGGCATCGGCGCCGGGCAGATCCTGGTGACGCTGCAGGACACCGAGGAGCGGCGGCGCTATCTCAACGCGCGCTCCACCATCGCCAAGCTGCTGGAATGGCGGGTGGTGCCGGTGATCAACGAGAACGACACCGTCGCCACCAATGAAATCCGTTATGGCGACAATGACCGGCTGGCCGCCCGGGTCGCCACCATGACCAGCGCCGACCTGCTGATCCTGTTGTCCGACATCGACGGGTTGTACACCGCGCCGCCGGGCGCCAATCCGGATGCGCGGCTGATTCCGATCGTCGATTCGGTCAGCGCCGAGATCGAGGCGATGGCGGGGGCCGCCGAATCCGAATTGTCGCGCGGCGGGATGCGGACCAAGATCGAGGCCGCCAAGATCGCGACCTCCGCCGGCACCCATATGCTGATCGCCTCGGGCAAGATCGAGAACCCGCTGAAGGCGATCGCCAATGGCGGGCGCTGCACCTGGTTTCTCACGCCCGCCAATCCGGTGACGGCGCGCAAACGCTGGATCGCGGGATCGCTGGAGCCGCGCGGGACGCTGACCATCGACGCCGGCGCGGTGAAGGCGCTGCGCGCCGGCAAGAGCCTGCTGCCGGCCGGGGTGATCAGGATCGACGGCCAGTTCGCCCGCGGCGACGCGGTGCTGGTGCGCGGACCCGATGCGCGCGAAATCGGCCGCGGCCTGGTCGCCTATGACGCCGACGCCGCCGACAAGATCAAGGGCCACTCCTCGCCCGACGTCGCGGCGATCCTCGGCGTCAGCGGCCGCGCCGAGATGATCCACCGCGACGACCTGGTCGTCGGCTCGCTGCCGGGCTGAGCCCGCCATCCGGCCAATTGCCTGGTCCGGAGCGTCGCGATATCAATCAGTACGGACGGCCGGGACCGTGTCCCGGATCTAGATTTTTGTTTTGACGCGTTTTCTTCACGCGAACCGGTACCCACTTCGCTCGAAAACGCTCTAGGGTGCTGGGTGGACCGATGCAAATTCTGCGACACCGGATCGAGCTGGCAACGCTGGCGCCGATCCAGATCATCGACCTCACCGAGCAGGTCCGTGGTTTCGTCGCCACCAGCGGGGTCCGACACGGCCTCGTCACTGTGAGCTGCCTGCACACCACCGCGCGGATCAATGTCAATGAGCGCGAGCCGCAGCTGCAGCGCGACATGCTGACATTTCTGAAGCGGCTGGTGCCGCGCGACGGCGATTACCTGCACAATCTCGAACCGATCGACGGCCGCGACAACGCCCATTCGCATCTGCTCGGCCTGTTCATGAATTCCTCGGAGACGATCCCGCTGGCCGATGGCGCGCTGATGCTGGGCGAGTGGCAGTCGATCTTCTTCATCGAGCTCGACGGCCCGCGCGAGCGCCGCGGCGTCGAGCTGCAGATTTTGGGGAATGGCTAGACCATGACGCCAGACGATATCGCCGGCTTCTATGCCACGCGGGCCGAGCTCAATCCCGAGGACTACATCGAGCTCGATTTCGATTTCGAATGCGCCGGCGATCCGCGCGAGGCGGCGGCGCATCTGTGTAGCGAGCAGTCGACCGCGCAATGGCGCCGGGTCGGCATCGACGAGGATTTCCGGCCGCGCTTTGCCGCCAAGGTGTTGGAGCTGCAATCGGAGCCACGGCCGGGCGGGTTCAGCATCGCGGTGGAGTGCGCGGCAAAGGGCGAGGTCCATGCGGTGCGCGTCACCATCGCGCATCCGCACGGCAATTTCGGCGCCAAGATTCCCAATCTGTTGTCGGCGGTATGCGGCGAGGGCGTGTTCTTCTCGCCCGGCATTCCGCTGATCCGGCTGCAGGACATCAGGTTTCCGAACACCTATCTGGAAGCGTTTCAGGGCCCGCAATTCGGCGTCGCCGGCCTGCGCGAGATATTGCAGGCATTCGGCCGGCCGATCTTTTTCGGCGTGATCAAGCCGAATATCGGGCTTTCGGCGGAGCCCTTCGCCGAGCTCGGCTATCAGAGCTGGCTCGGCGGGCTCGACATCGCCAAGGACGACGAGATGCTGGCCGATGTCGACTGGTGTCCGCTGGCCGAGCGCGCCGCGGCACTCGGCGACGCCCGCCGCCG from Rhodopseudomonas sp. BAL398 encodes the following:
- a CDS encoding response regulator transcription factor, translated to MPYKLLIVDDSKLARMSVAKAMKALYPDWTRVEAANADEALALSGDAAFDVALLDFNMPGRDGLELAIELQNAHPKLPIAIISANHQDEIVARAAAIGAVFLPKPLTEAALSKFLLTALQQLESAKR
- a CDS encoding PAS domain S-box protein — translated: MSELDQGLLKAALNALDAGIAILDHSGRVIGWNDWLVSASGIASADAAGKSLSEIFGTALSNRLMTAITDALTLNSSGFLTHSLNPKLFPFRTRAGLPMLQNVTIRPLGTSAESRCLIQVVDVTGAAHREKVLRERQNARYDAVVESAPDAILTLDAAGVVRFANPSAAREIGYPPQDLVGQPLGILFDDATEWDALLGRVLNGESSGRPIELLARRKDGTDTRLEISASRWVSAGRFLITAILRDVSERHAAQQALQALNLTLEKRVAERTQERDQVWQVSQDMLGVADVNGIWISVNPAWQHTLGWMPEDIRGKTLAWLQEPAEGISSLEQFVQLAATEQTFHFENSLRTRDGEYRVLSWTAVHAEGLIYCVARDITEQRRQQEALLKAEDALRQSQKMEAVGQLTGGLAHDFNNLLTGISGSLELLQLRISQGRHKDVERYISTAQGAANRAAALTHRLLAFSRRQTLDPKATDINRLIAGMRDLIDNTVSPAIETRIVESASLWTTLVDPNQLENALLNLCINARDAMPDGGSLTIETQNHAFDSVSAQILEIPAGDYVGLSVLDSGTGMNEEVMQRAFDPFYTTKPLGQGTGLGLSMIYGFAKQSGGQVRITSKVGVGTKVEIFLPRHDQLEAALDSAADISHSPRARAGETVLIVDDEPSVRMLITEVLAELGYTSIEASEGSSALRVLQSDVRIDLLVTDVGLPGGMNGRQLADYGRIARPELKVLFITGYAEKSVLGGEQIEDGMSILTKPFAMEGLATRIKELIALNATTH
- a CDS encoding chemotaxis protein CheC — encoded protein: MTAPSLLNDLQLDALTELVNIGVSRAATNLREMVGAQVHLSVPTVELVTRGRAIAILAERESDNLVAVHQVFEGDIGGRALLIFPETKSLELVRAITGGDLPLEDIIELEQEALAETGNVLLNSCLATIANMLHRSLKMSLPEVLRGNAATFFSLVPPEADDIVPPPEAGDIVMFLYITFAVRERDISGYIAMIMDMPSLTALTQLLDEFIERTAG
- a CDS encoding chemotaxis protein CheA, giving the protein MDEFVEQFLIESRELVEQGTAALAALEQGSDAGREIDSLFRAIHTLKGAAGIVDFDAMGRALHAVEGRLSELRSSTQPPPPGFVSDCYVCLDQVTRWLDEMQLTGEPPKQAEAAADDIVGRFTGAAPALATPPDQGWLERLRAAHPAEAAASRSAFFYCPADDAFFRGEDPLALAATVPGVAGLDLSLGADTALEDFDPFSCAIRIAAFSSAPVPELQRLFHEVIDQIEIVALGDAPAGDGELSATARALLEAQILLLDSNEPGGRAGRIGSAGKIALNILQLAGIAAASAVAQALAGPEGSAREALIAAIKDVLHPPPQVDAPLTPATAMRSLRVDLDRIDALVNLTGELMVVKNAIGHVAGQAQALETKSVGLELRKQHDLLERLVGQLQRAVLEVRVLPLRHVFQRFPRLVREISATLGKPVRFVIEGEATEADATVVESLFEPLLHVLRNAIGHGVEDPAGRAAAGKAAVATVTLRASRRLENVVVEVEDDGRGIDIARVRDTALARRIVTTDALAAMSEQDIVALIFAPGFSTAAEVTGLSGRGVGMDAVKTAVERIGGGVAIDSRPGQGTVIRLNLPFSVMMTRVMTVEVAGQSFGLPLDAVVETALVPREAIVAVGAGRAVVLRDRTLPVLDLTVELGLPEPAAAADEVRIVVIAASDQLGAIAVDRVGGRMDVMLKPMEGLLQGMGGVAGTTLMGDGRVLVVLDVQELFI